One Methanobacterium bryantii genomic window carries:
- a CDS encoding HNH endonuclease, translated as MDTDYLENYHLELKNRKHKILDELWELTQKHLDEYIGKITKSREELDILMAVENTDEFKTLLKDLSCVKNSLNELYTQFLDDNLDTDLKKDKIIALKEMWKEEITTEEITRAVNCSKGYTRQFYLLDGKVVQKDGRNGISAKTKRYVLKRDQNSCVVCGSPKNLEIHHIIPVMGSTIKDQDESHNLALLCKECHYLAHSGNYYKGLAYEDLEGFWEWTQNTEKTKIWLILKDIHGVGLKITENIYRCFPSMEELENANIKSLTRVPLVNKGLAERIKLKLDNRII; from the coding sequence GAAAATTATCACCTTGAACTTAAAAACAGGAAACATAAAATTCTGGATGAACTCTGGGAACTCACACAAAAGCACCTGGATGAATACATAGGCAAAATTACAAAATCCAGGGAAGAACTAGACATTTTAATGGCTGTAGAAAACACAGATGAATTTAAAACCCTTTTAAAAGATTTAAGCTGTGTAAAGAATAGTTTAAATGAACTATATACTCAATTTTTAGATGATAATCTTGATACAGATCTTAAAAAGGACAAAATTATCGCATTAAAGGAAATGTGGAAAGAAGAGATAACTACTGAAGAAATCACAAGGGCCGTAAACTGCAGTAAAGGATATACAAGGCAGTTTTATCTTTTAGATGGAAAAGTAGTGCAGAAAGACGGTAGAAATGGGATCAGTGCAAAAACAAAAAGATACGTCTTAAAGAGGGACCAAAATTCATGCGTAGTATGTGGATCCCCCAAAAATCTTGAAATACACCACATTATTCCAGTAATGGGTTCTACAATTAAAGACCAGGATGAATCCCATAATTTAGCTCTGCTGTGTAAAGAGTGCCACTACCTCGCTCACAGCGGTAATTATTATAAGGGCCTTGCCTATGAAGATCTGGAAGGTTTCTGGGAATGGACTCAAAACACTGAAAAAACAAAAATATGGCTTATTTTAAAGGATATTCATGGCGTCGGCCTTAAAATAACTGAAAATATTTATAGATGCTTCCCCAGTATGGAAGAGTTAGAAAATGCAAATATTAAAAGTTTAACCAGGGTTCCACTTGTAAATAAAGGGCTAGCTGAGCGGATTAAATTAAAACTAGATAATAGGATCATTTAA
- a CDS encoding DUF308 domain-containing protein yields MEKTGNAIILIVLGLIVLAFPLLGVIPFSVLTGVAVLFLGLGLLFMGAASMGESLVMGIIELILGFLALIFGLGFIFNPALFSFVAALFVFIAGIFLVIAGIVAIASKTTGSRWTGLVALILGIIYIIVAAFIKDPLYLGILIGLWLLITGIIMLFQKD; encoded by the coding sequence ATGGAAAAAACGGGAAACGCAATAATTCTCATAGTTTTAGGTTTAATAGTTTTAGCATTCCCACTTTTAGGAGTAATTCCATTTAGCGTACTAACTGGTGTTGCAGTGCTATTTTTGGGTTTAGGTCTTCTATTTATGGGCGCTGCCTCAATGGGCGAAAGTCTAGTTATGGGCATTATAGAACTCATTTTAGGATTTTTAGCATTAATTTTTGGCCTAGGATTTATATTTAATCCTGCATTATTTAGTTTCGTGGCAGCTTTATTCGTGTTCATTGCAGGTATATTCCTGGTAATAGCAGGAATTGTTGCCATAGCATCTAAAACTACAGGAAGCAGGTGGACAGGACTAGTAGCTCTAATTTTAGGTATAATCTACATAATTGTAGCTGCATTCATTAAAGATCCGCTGTATTTAGGTATATTAATTGGATTATGGCTTTTAATAACTGGAATAATAATGTTATTCCAGAAAGATTAA